From the Gammaproteobacteria bacterium genome, the window GCCATCCCCATGCAAAGTGCCGCAACAAGTAGAACAATGCAGTAGTGATATGACTTAAGTATCCGTGTGCTTGATAATCTCATCATGACCCCTCCCATATCGGAAATCCCCAAAATAGATAGTATTCTATTGGTACTACGAGCATGCTAGATTGGCAAGAACTTCGGCAAATGTGTCGCTTATGATGCCGCCTATCGCTTTGTCCAGCCAGTACCATTGACCTTCGGAATTGCACTCAAGAAACCAGAAATCGCCTTCCTGATCCTCAATAA encodes:
- a CDS encoding ATP-dependent carboxylate-amine ligase; translation: IEDQEGDFWFLECNSEGQWYWLDKAIGGIISDTFAEVLANLACS